One window of Siniperca chuatsi isolate FFG_IHB_CAS linkage group LG15, ASM2008510v1, whole genome shotgun sequence genomic DNA carries:
- the adi1 gene encoding 1,2-dihydroxy-3-keto-5-methylthiopentene dioxygenase isoform X4 produces the protein MGIEAWYMDSCDEDQRKPHRLNPNQPVSVDELKKLGVFYWKLNADIYETDPELEQIRKEQGYSYMDIITIHKDTLPNYEEKLKMFYEEHLHLDDEIRYILDGRAYFDVRDKEERWIRIAMSKGDLITLPAGIYHRFTLDESNYTKAMRLFVGEPVWKAYNRPADGFDIRQKSESFLL, from the exons ATGGGTATAGAAGCCTGGTACATGGACAGCTGTGATGAAGACCAGAGAAAGCCGCACAGACTGAACCCAAATCAGCCCGTTTCCGTGGACGAATTAAAAAAGCTCGGGGTGTTTTACTGGAAG CTGAATGCTGATATCTATGAAACAGACCCAGAGCTGGAGCAGATCCGTAAAGAGCAAGGCTACTCCTACATGGACATTATCACTATTCACAAGGACACACTACCTAACTATGAGGAAAAG ctgaagatgttctatgaggaGCACCTGCATTTGGATGACGAGATCCGCTACATCCTGGATGGCCGGGCCTACTTTGATGTCAGGGACAAGGAGGAGCGATGGATCCGAATCGCCATGAGCAAGGGGGACCTGATCACCCTGCCGGCCGGTATCTACCATCGTTTCACCCTGGATGAGAGC AACTACACTAAAGCCATGAGGCTGTTTGTGGGGGAGCCAGTGTGGAAAGCTTACAACCGGCCCGCTGATGGCTTTGACATCCGCCAGAA GAGCGAGAGCTTTCTACTGTAA
- the adi1 gene encoding 1,2-dihydroxy-3-keto-5-methylthiopentene dioxygenase isoform X3, protein MGIEAWYMDSCDEDQRKPHRLNPNQPVSVDELKKLGVFYWKLNADIYETDPELEQIRKEQGYSYMDIITIHKDTLPNYEEKLKMFYEEHLHLDDEIRYILDGRAYFDVRDKEERWIRIAMSKGDLITLPAGIYHRFTLDESNYTKAMRLFVGEPVWKAYNRPADGFDIRQKYVVSLQGS, encoded by the exons ATGGGTATAGAAGCCTGGTACATGGACAGCTGTGATGAAGACCAGAGAAAGCCGCACAGACTGAACCCAAATCAGCCCGTTTCCGTGGACGAATTAAAAAAGCTCGGGGTGTTTTACTGGAAG CTGAATGCTGATATCTATGAAACAGACCCAGAGCTGGAGCAGATCCGTAAAGAGCAAGGCTACTCCTACATGGACATTATCACTATTCACAAGGACACACTACCTAACTATGAGGAAAAG ctgaagatgttctatgaggaGCACCTGCATTTGGATGACGAGATCCGCTACATCCTGGATGGCCGGGCCTACTTTGATGTCAGGGACAAGGAGGAGCGATGGATCCGAATCGCCATGAGCAAGGGGGACCTGATCACCCTGCCGGCCGGTATCTACCATCGTTTCACCCTGGATGAGAGC AACTACACTAAAGCCATGAGGCTGTTTGTGGGGGAGCCAGTGTGGAAAGCTTACAACCGGCCCGCTGATGGCTTTGACATCCGCCAGAAGTATGTGGTTTCTCTGCAGGGATCGTGA
- the adi1 gene encoding 1,2-dihydroxy-3-keto-5-methylthiopentene dioxygenase isoform X2: MGIEAWYMDSCDEDQRKPHRLNPNQPVSVDELKKLGVFYWKFLHETAHNKLNADIYETDPELEQIRKEQGYSYMDIITIHKDTLPNYEEKLKMFYEEHLHLDDEIRYILDGRAYFDVRDKEERWIRIAMSKGDLITLPAGIYHRFTLDESNYTKAMRLFVGEPVWKAYNRPADGFDIRQKSESFLL, encoded by the exons ATGGGTATAGAAGCCTGGTACATGGACAGCTGTGATGAAGACCAGAGAAAGCCGCACAGACTGAACCCAAATCAGCCCGTTTCCGTGGACGAATTAAAAAAGCTCGGGGTGTTTTACTGGAAG ttcctacatgaaactgctcacaacaag CTGAATGCTGATATCTATGAAACAGACCCAGAGCTGGAGCAGATCCGTAAAGAGCAAGGCTACTCCTACATGGACATTATCACTATTCACAAGGACACACTACCTAACTATGAGGAAAAG ctgaagatgttctatgaggaGCACCTGCATTTGGATGACGAGATCCGCTACATCCTGGATGGCCGGGCCTACTTTGATGTCAGGGACAAGGAGGAGCGATGGATCCGAATCGCCATGAGCAAGGGGGACCTGATCACCCTGCCGGCCGGTATCTACCATCGTTTCACCCTGGATGAGAGC AACTACACTAAAGCCATGAGGCTGTTTGTGGGGGAGCCAGTGTGGAAAGCTTACAACCGGCCCGCTGATGGCTTTGACATCCGCCAGAA GAGCGAGAGCTTTCTACTGTAA
- the adi1 gene encoding 1,2-dihydroxy-3-keto-5-methylthiopentene dioxygenase isoform X1, with protein sequence MGIEAWYMDSCDEDQRKPHRLNPNQPVSVDELKKLGVFYWKFLHETAHNKLNADIYETDPELEQIRKEQGYSYMDIITIHKDTLPNYEEKLKMFYEEHLHLDDEIRYILDGRAYFDVRDKEERWIRIAMSKGDLITLPAGIYHRFTLDESNYTKAMRLFVGEPVWKAYNRPADGFDIRQKYVVSLQGS encoded by the exons ATGGGTATAGAAGCCTGGTACATGGACAGCTGTGATGAAGACCAGAGAAAGCCGCACAGACTGAACCCAAATCAGCCCGTTTCCGTGGACGAATTAAAAAAGCTCGGGGTGTTTTACTGGAAG ttcctacatgaaactgctcacaacaag CTGAATGCTGATATCTATGAAACAGACCCAGAGCTGGAGCAGATCCGTAAAGAGCAAGGCTACTCCTACATGGACATTATCACTATTCACAAGGACACACTACCTAACTATGAGGAAAAG ctgaagatgttctatgaggaGCACCTGCATTTGGATGACGAGATCCGCTACATCCTGGATGGCCGGGCCTACTTTGATGTCAGGGACAAGGAGGAGCGATGGATCCGAATCGCCATGAGCAAGGGGGACCTGATCACCCTGCCGGCCGGTATCTACCATCGTTTCACCCTGGATGAGAGC AACTACACTAAAGCCATGAGGCTGTTTGTGGGGGAGCCAGTGTGGAAAGCTTACAACCGGCCCGCTGATGGCTTTGACATCCGCCAGAAGTATGTGGTTTCTCTGCAGGGATCGTGA